A genomic region of Ornithorhynchus anatinus isolate Pmale09 chromosome 7, mOrnAna1.pri.v4, whole genome shotgun sequence contains the following coding sequences:
- the MISP3 gene encoding uncharacterized protein MISP3, with product MEHPREGGLMETPVEREIRIGKEREDNLRRSRGMLPTRGSGELVKVQVRSILSTTAPEPGLPRDLKRIWAGIQMQRDIQRETQREDALVEQGTVLGTYDRGQSQQHLQARKFRFEQAGSVPSVGKPVPSTPAGSKAAVGPRGPSFAEAYGTSPIVILEHQSLLPREVGSQSPELQAPPECLLLLEHEFQEMAERELESQIQRQPPYGIPESEESHKDNKKRLPVKKLAVIWPPPQDTRTTQEKSPDQDSTSQVQSQKSALYQRWEPSHQQQSKEE from the exons ATGGAGCACCCCAGGGAGGGAGGCCTAATGGAGACCCCAGTAGAGCGAGAGATCCGAATCGGTAAGGAGCGGGAGGACAACCTTCGCCGTAGCCGTGGGATGCTCCCGACCCGGGGCTCTGGGGAGCTGGTGAAGGTGCAGGTCCGGTCGATCCTGAGCACCACTGCGCCGGAACCTGGCCTCCCCCGGGACCTGAAGCGCATCTGGGCCGGCATCCAGATGCAGAGAGATATTCAGAGGGAGACCCAGCGGGAAGATGCCCTGGTGGAGCAGGGCACCGTGCTGGGCACTTACGACCGTGGGCAGAGCCAGCAACATCTGCAGGCGAGGAAGTTCCGCTTCGAACAGGCGGGCTCCGTTCCTTCCGTGGGAAAGCCTGTTCCCTCGACCCCCGCAGGCTCCAAGGCTGCTGTTGGCCCTCGGGGCCCCTCGTTTGCTGAGGCCTATGGCACCTCCCCCATAGTGATCTTGGAACATCAGAGCCTGCTCCCCAGGGAGGTAGGGAGCCAAAGCCCTGAGCTCCAGGCCCCACCAGAGTGCCTTCTGCTCCTGGAGCACGAATTCCAGGAGATGGCGGAGCGTGAGTTGGAGTCGCAGATTCAGAGGCAACCACCGTATGGAATCCCGGAATCCGAGGAGTCCCACAAGGACAACAAGA AGAGATTGCCCGTCAAGAAGCTGGCTGTGATCTGGCCGCCCCCTCAGGACACCAGGACCACTCAGGAGAAGAGCCCAGATCAG GACTCCACCTCCCAGGTGCAGAGCCAGAAAAGTGCCTTGTACCAGCGCTGGGAGCCAAGCCATCAGCAGCAGAGTAAGGAGGAATAG